In Leptospira ellinghausenii, the following proteins share a genomic window:
- a CDS encoding 7TM diverse intracellular signaling domain-containing protein translates to MKIQNLFLQCLVLLFCCELSANESIVNLSQIQEKPIHLAKYMYVLEDTNHQIEFQDLKLNVSKYPFHQNPNAKEAFNFSYSKSTYWLKVKIVNPYDHEYSSSLVVSYPRLKTLDLYFETNEGMKFIPSGYAVAAMDRPYPSRNFVFPIVFPRNTTSTIYLKVKSPNAINLPIQLWKQKSYDRHEIDDHVLQAIYFGMTLAMIVFNLFVFFILRDISYLLYVLVVLSSAIAIATHNGIASEYLWNNSPWLDQYAINLLISVVLILFLIFMRTLLQTKKVLPRFDRVNWLLILIQFLLPIIYIINFDLIIKWLVLSHTITSLWILIIGVLCSFKRQRIAYFFLLAFAFLFLALIISTLRALGYIPTNVFTMEGPQYGSAAEMMLLAFALADRYNFIIKEKEIAENNVKINLEKSNLELEEKVKERTFKLNQTLSVLRRDLFVAKKIQENSISVDEKLLEQLNFVFKYLPVSEVGGDFFDITHLKDSRFRILVADATGHGVHAAMITMAIKGLYDPIKEFELTPSKVMEIFNEEFMDNFVSLNSLLTAIIIDIHFEEKTIQFASAGHPSAVLLQNGKLKLLAKTGRMIGLKKQTHYENIELKFESGNRLFIFTDGVYEAFNQNDEEFGEEKLHALFVNTTQLSLSEVEEELLKSLQNFQNGQDRQDDLTILGFDL, encoded by the coding sequence ATGAAAATTCAAAATCTTTTTCTACAATGTTTGGTACTTTTGTTCTGCTGTGAATTGTCAGCAAATGAATCCATTGTCAATCTAAGCCAAATACAAGAAAAACCTATTCATTTAGCAAAGTATATGTATGTCTTGGAAGATACCAATCATCAAATTGAATTCCAAGATTTAAAGTTAAATGTTTCCAAATATCCTTTTCATCAAAATCCAAATGCAAAAGAAGCCTTCAACTTTTCGTATTCTAAATCAACTTATTGGCTAAAAGTGAAAATTGTAAATCCATATGATCATGAATATAGTTCTAGTTTGGTTGTGAGTTATCCAAGATTAAAGACATTGGATTTGTATTTTGAAACAAATGAAGGAATGAAATTCATTCCTTCTGGATATGCTGTGGCAGCAATGGATCGACCATATCCTTCTAGAAATTTTGTTTTTCCCATAGTCTTTCCAAGAAATACAACTTCTACGATTTACTTAAAAGTAAAATCTCCAAATGCAATTAACTTACCAATACAACTTTGGAAACAAAAATCCTATGACCGACATGAAATCGATGATCATGTTTTGCAGGCGATTTATTTTGGTATGACACTTGCGATGATCGTGTTTAACCTTTTTGTATTTTTCATTTTAAGAGATATTAGTTATTTATTATATGTTCTGGTTGTATTAAGTTCTGCGATTGCGATTGCAACTCATAATGGAATTGCCTCCGAGTATTTATGGAACAACTCGCCATGGTTAGACCAATATGCCATTAATCTACTGATTTCCGTTGTATTGATTTTGTTCCTGATTTTTATGCGGACATTACTTCAGACTAAAAAAGTTTTACCACGATTTGATCGAGTGAATTGGCTATTAATTTTAATTCAGTTTTTGCTCCCTATAATTTACATAATTAACTTTGATCTGATTATTAAATGGTTAGTTTTAAGTCACACGATTACTTCTTTATGGATTCTTATCATCGGTGTTCTTTGCTCTTTTAAAAGACAACGAATTGCTTATTTTTTCCTTTTAGCCTTTGCTTTTTTATTCCTAGCACTAATCATTTCCACATTAAGAGCATTAGGATACATTCCTACAAATGTATTTACAATGGAAGGTCCACAATATGGATCAGCTGCTGAGATGATGTTACTTGCCTTTGCGTTGGCTGATCGTTACAATTTTATCATTAAAGAAAAAGAAATCGCTGAAAACAATGTCAAAATCAATTTAGAAAAATCCAATTTAGAATTAGAAGAAAAAGTAAAGGAAAGAACATTTAAACTTAACCAAACACTTAGTGTATTAAGAAGAGATCTATTTGTTGCTAAAAAAATTCAGGAAAACTCTATCTCTGTTGATGAAAAATTATTAGAACAACTCAATTTTGTTTTCAAATACCTTCCAGTTTCAGAAGTAGGTGGTGATTTTTTTGATATTACTCATCTTAAGGATTCCCGATTTAGAATTTTGGTAGCAGATGCAACAGGCCATGGAGTACATGCTGCTATGATCACGATGGCGATCAAAGGGTTATATGATCCAATAAAAGAATTCGAACTCACGCCAAGTAAAGTAATGGAAATTTTTAATGAAGAATTTATGGATAATTTTGTTTCATTAAACAGCTTACTGACAGCCATCATCATCGATATCCACTTTGAGGAAAAAACAATTCAATTTGCTTCTGCTGGTCATCCTTCTGCTGTGTTATTACAAAATGGAAAATTGAAACTTTTAGCAAAAACAGGAAGGATGATTGGACTGAAAAAACAAACCCATTATGAAAATATCGAACTTAAATTTGAATCAGGAAACCGATTGTTTATTTTTACAGATGGTGTTTATGAAGCTTTTAATCAAAATGATGAGGAATTTGGCGAAGAGAAACTCCATGCACTTTTTGTGAACACCACTCAATTGTCCTTATCCGAGGTGGAAGAGGAACTATTGAAATCTCTCCAAAATTTTCAGAATGGTCAGGACAGACAGGATGACCTAACCATTTTGGGTTTTGATTTGTAG
- a CDS encoding alkene reductase, giving the protein MSLLFEKAKLGNLELKNRVVMAPMTRSRSIGNVPGEIVATYYEQRSEAGLIITEGTSPSPNGLGYARIPGIFSKEQTDAWKVVTDKVHKKGSKIFVQLMHTGRIGHEFNLPKSAKVLAPSAIMAKGKMWTDSNGMVDHPTPKEMSKDEIQSTIQEFVLASKNAIAAGFDGVELHAANGYLLEQFLHPSSNQRTDEYGGSIENRIRFILEVSKAVSDAIGKEKTGIRLSPYGAFNDLFPFEETHDEYSLLSQKLNELGIVYIHLVDHSSMGAPTVDPKTVSAIRNNFKQTLILSGGYDSQRAEADLTSGNANLVAFGKPFLANPDLVTKFQKNIPLANFDEATLYTPGEKGYIDYPLVS; this is encoded by the coding sequence ATGAGTTTGTTGTTTGAAAAAGCAAAATTAGGAAATTTAGAATTAAAAAATCGTGTCGTAATGGCACCTATGACAAGATCGAGATCAATTGGAAATGTTCCAGGTGAAATCGTAGCGACATACTACGAACAAAGATCAGAAGCAGGACTTATCATTACAGAAGGAACCTCTCCGTCTCCGAATGGTTTAGGTTATGCGAGAATCCCTGGAATTTTTTCAAAAGAACAAACAGATGCATGGAAAGTTGTGACTGACAAAGTTCATAAAAAAGGAAGCAAAATTTTCGTTCAATTGATGCATACTGGTAGAATTGGGCATGAATTCAATTTGCCTAAATCAGCAAAAGTTCTTGCTCCATCTGCCATTATGGCAAAAGGCAAAATGTGGACTGATAGTAATGGAATGGTAGATCATCCAACTCCTAAAGAAATGTCCAAAGACGAAATTCAATCTACGATACAAGAATTTGTTTTAGCATCTAAGAATGCGATCGCTGCAGGATTTGATGGAGTTGAATTACATGCAGCAAACGGATATTTGTTGGAGCAATTTTTACACCCTTCTTCCAATCAAAGAACTGATGAATATGGTGGCTCAATTGAAAATCGTATTCGATTCATTCTTGAAGTGAGCAAAGCAGTTTCTGATGCCATTGGAAAAGAAAAAACTGGAATCAGATTATCTCCTTACGGAGCTTTTAACGATTTATTTCCATTTGAGGAAACTCATGATGAGTATTCTTTATTGTCACAAAAGTTAAATGAACTTGGTATTGTTTACATTCATTTGGTGGATCACTCTTCAATGGGAGCACCAACTGTAGATCCAAAAACTGTTTCAGCAATTAGAAATAATTTTAAACAGACTCTTATTTTAAGTGGAGGGTATGATTCACAACGTGCTGAAGCAGATCTAACATCAGGTAACGCTAATTTGGTGGCATTCGGAAAACCATTTCTTGCAAACCCAGATCTTGTGACTAAATTCCAAAAGAATATACCTCTTGCAAATTTTGATGAAGCCACTTTATATACTCCCGGAGAAAAAGGTTACATCGATTATCCACTTGTCTCCTAA
- a CDS encoding beta-class carbonic anhydrase — protein MSDTLIQQETSKVHKEVIDANEKYASEFGKKGDLTLPPARSFTILTCMDARLDPAKYAGLAEGDAHVIRNAGGRASDDAIRSLVISYKLLGTKEFFVIHHSDCGMELFTDAIIRNLLSKSLNTATIDSNGWRNVEESGGSDEAKYIPFLTFDHLEQSVIDDVKRIRNHPLIPKSIPVYGYYYDVKTGKLIEVKEATRIGRAA, from the coding sequence ATGTCAGACACACTCATCCAACAAGAAACAAGTAAAGTACACAAAGAAGTCATTGATGCGAATGAAAAATATGCATCGGAATTTGGAAAAAAAGGCGATCTAACGTTACCTCCGGCGAGGAGTTTTACCATCCTTACTTGTATGGATGCAAGACTGGATCCTGCCAAATATGCAGGTCTAGCAGAAGGTGACGCACATGTGATCCGAAATGCAGGTGGTCGAGCGAGTGATGATGCCATTCGTTCCTTGGTGATATCGTATAAGTTATTAGGAACCAAAGAATTTTTTGTCATCCATCATTCAGACTGCGGGATGGAGTTATTCACCGATGCTATCATTCGTAATCTCCTCTCAAAAAGTCTAAACACCGCAACGATTGATTCAAATGGTTGGCGAAATGTAGAAGAATCAGGTGGCTCGGACGAAGCAAAATACATTCCTTTTTTAACCTTTGATCATTTGGAACAAAGTGTCATCGATGATGTCAAAAGAATCCGAAACCATCCTTTGATTCCGAAAAGCATCCCTGTTTACGGATACTATTATGATGTCAAAACAGGAAAATTGATCGAAGTCAAAGAAGCAACAAGGATCGGTAGGGCTGCCTAA
- a CDS encoding ArsR/SmtB family transcription factor, which produces MVKLEQTEESLNSTFQALADPTRRKILMQLVSGEATVLQLAEPFQMSLPGISKHIKVLEKAGLIERGKSAQYRPCRIKAEALEEANLWLQQYKKLWEERFDRLDQYLMDLQQTKGKD; this is translated from the coding sequence ATGGTTAAATTAGAACAAACGGAAGAATCCTTAAATTCTACCTTCCAAGCCCTTGCTGATCCAACGCGTAGAAAAATCCTCATGCAACTTGTCTCTGGCGAAGCGACGGTTTTGCAATTAGCAGAACCATTTCAAATGAGTCTGCCTGGAATTTCAAAACACATCAAGGTATTAGAGAAAGCTGGATTGATTGAAAGAGGAAAATCAGCACAATATCGCCCGTGTCGTATCAAAGCAGAAGCATTAGAAGAAGCTAATTTATGGTTACAACAATATAAAAAGTTATGGGAAGAACGTTTTGATCGTTTGGACCAATACTTGATGGATTTGCAACAAACAAAAGGAAAAGATTAG
- a CDS encoding SRPBCC family protein yields MYQHEAIITLEEKIVRLERTFRAPLKLVWEVWTNPLHIEKWWGPKGFTNPIVDFDFQVGGSYRIVMRSPEGIDYPVKGKFLEITPYQSFVMSDLVDEHPDEWVKEVQKIAGVTGDRSMLNSKLRVLFEETNGITKVILITEFMSNQIRDGFANSGMKEGWSQSFEKLEEEALPETNELIIEKKLSHPIENVFAAFADPTNINLWWGPNGFTTSTEFREFKVGGKWIYTMKAPDGTIYPNLVQYKEIRDCEYLEYIHGSGSTEKDDNFIVRITFTALSENHTIIKMKMTFPNSSVRNSVVDFGAIEGAHQTLSRLNQFLVTK; encoded by the coding sequence ATGTACCAACATGAAGCCATTATCACATTAGAAGAAAAAATCGTAAGATTAGAACGCACATTTCGTGCACCATTAAAACTTGTTTGGGAAGTTTGGACAAATCCTCTTCATATAGAAAAATGGTGGGGACCAAAAGGATTCACCAATCCAATTGTGGACTTTGATTTCCAAGTTGGTGGTTCATATAGAATTGTGATGAGATCTCCAGAAGGTATTGATTATCCAGTCAAAGGAAAATTTTTAGAAATAACACCTTATCAAAGTTTTGTGATGAGTGATTTAGTTGATGAACATCCTGATGAATGGGTGAAAGAAGTTCAAAAAATCGCTGGAGTTACCGGTGATCGTTCAATGTTAAATTCAAAGTTACGAGTATTATTTGAAGAAACGAATGGAATAACAAAGGTAATATTGATAACAGAATTCATGTCAAACCAAATCCGCGATGGCTTCGCAAATTCTGGTATGAAAGAAGGATGGTCACAAAGTTTCGAAAAACTAGAAGAAGAAGCATTACCTGAAACCAATGAATTGATAATTGAAAAAAAATTATCACATCCAATTGAAAATGTTTTTGCAGCATTTGCAGATCCAACCAATATAAATCTCTGGTGGGGACCAAATGGTTTTACAACATCAACTGAATTTAGAGAATTTAAAGTAGGTGGTAAATGGATTTATACTATGAAGGCTCCCGATGGAACTATTTATCCAAATTTAGTTCAGTATAAAGAAATTCGAGATTGCGAATATTTAGAATATATTCATGGATCCGGCTCAACTGAAAAGGATGATAATTTCATTGTAAGGATCACCTTTACTGCACTTTCAGAAAATCATACAATTATCAAAATGAAAATGACCTTTCCGAATTCAAGTGTTAGGAATTCAGTAGTTGACTTTGGAGCAATTGAAGGTGCTCACCAAACACTGAGCAGATTGAATCAGTTTTTGGTAACAAAATAA
- a CDS encoding MATE family efflux transporter: MTRASLWEDLKNALSGSEEDYTEISIRKAIFLLSVPMILELVLESVFAVVDIYFVGSLGASAVATVGLTETYLFLLYAIAMGLSFSVTAIVARRIGEKEKDLAGIAAIQSIWIAILASIPFSIAGIFYSKELLLLMGADEWVLNEGHYYMQWMLGGNFIVILLFLINAVFRGAGDAAISMRVLWLANGLNIIFDPIFIFGCGPIPAFGITGAAIATNIGRGIGVLFQMWLLFRGGKHIKILKSHLKIEWESILGILKTSLGGIGQMIVGMTSWIFIMRILSEFGSQTVAAATIALRTMMFTLMPSWGMSNAVATLVGQNLGAGKPDRAEQSVWVTGLCNMCYLVLVSLIYFFLSERIIGIFTSDPKVIIIGSEWLRIVSYSYFVYAWWMAASQAFNGAGDTMTPTKINVIFFWIIQIPLAYTLGKYFEFGYRGVFWAMMISETSVGIYTLWLFTKGKWKETKV; encoded by the coding sequence ATGACACGCGCTAGTTTATGGGAAGATTTAAAAAATGCATTATCTGGTTCTGAGGAAGATTATACTGAAATCAGTATAAGAAAAGCAATATTTCTATTATCTGTCCCAATGATTTTAGAACTAGTATTAGAATCTGTTTTTGCAGTTGTAGATATTTATTTCGTAGGATCATTAGGAGCATCTGCGGTTGCAACTGTTGGACTCACAGAAACTTACTTATTTCTTCTTTATGCAATTGCAATGGGATTATCTTTTTCAGTGACTGCCATTGTTGCTCGACGCATTGGAGAAAAAGAAAAAGATTTGGCTGGTATTGCCGCAATTCAATCGATTTGGATTGCTATCTTAGCTTCAATTCCATTTTCTATCGCAGGAATTTTTTATTCTAAAGAATTGTTATTGCTAATGGGAGCTGATGAATGGGTCCTAAATGAAGGACATTATTATATGCAATGGATGTTAGGTGGTAATTTCATTGTTATACTATTATTTTTGATCAATGCTGTATTTCGTGGAGCAGGGGATGCCGCCATTTCGATGCGAGTACTTTGGCTTGCAAATGGATTAAATATCATTTTTGATCCAATTTTTATTTTTGGATGTGGACCAATTCCCGCTTTTGGGATAACAGGTGCAGCAATCGCTACCAATATTGGAAGAGGAATTGGTGTCCTATTCCAAATGTGGCTGCTATTTCGAGGTGGAAAACATATCAAAATACTGAAAAGCCATCTTAAAATTGAATGGGAATCGATCCTTGGTATTCTCAAAACTTCATTAGGTGGTATTGGCCAAATGATAGTTGGAATGACTTCTTGGATTTTTATCATGAGAATCTTGTCTGAATTTGGGAGTCAGACCGTCGCTGCGGCAACGATTGCACTTAGAACGATGATGTTTACTTTAATGCCATCTTGGGGGATGTCAAATGCTGTTGCAACTTTGGTAGGGCAAAATCTAGGAGCTGGAAAACCAGACCGAGCCGAACAATCAGTTTGGGTTACTGGCTTATGTAATATGTGTTATTTGGTATTAGTGTCTCTCATTTATTTTTTCTTAAGTGAAAGGATTATTGGGATCTTTACTTCTGATCCTAAAGTAATTATAATCGGATCTGAGTGGTTACGCATTGTGTCTTACTCATATTTTGTTTATGCTTGGTGGATGGCAGCAAGTCAGGCTTTTAATGGAGCTGGTGATACCATGACTCCTACTAAAATTAATGTAATCTTTTTCTGGATCATTCAAATTCCCTTAGCATACACATTGGGAAAATACTTTGAATTTGGTTATCGTGGAGTTTTTTGGGCAATGATGATATCTGAAACATCAGTAGGTATATATACACTCTGGTTATTTACAAAAGGAAAATGGAAAGAAACTAAAGTTTGA
- a CDS encoding iron chaperone has protein sequence MKSNKPDNIDEYILSFPKEIQNILNHVRKIIREEAPNAKEAIKYAIPTFILDGNLVHFAAFKNHIGFYALPSGNNKFQKEISKFKSGKGSIQFPIAEPMPDELIRKIVRFRIKENETKEKKNKN, from the coding sequence ATGAAATCTAATAAACCTGACAATATAGATGAATATATACTTTCGTTTCCAAAGGAAATTCAAAATATATTGAATCATGTCCGAAAAATCATTCGAGAAGAAGCACCTAATGCGAAAGAGGCGATAAAGTATGCAATACCAACTTTTATTCTGGACGGGAATTTAGTCCATTTCGCAGCGTTTAAGAATCACATTGGATTTTATGCATTACCATCCGGAAATAATAAATTCCAAAAGGAAATTTCAAAGTTTAAATCTGGAAAAGGTTCTATTCAATTTCCAATCGCGGAACCTATGCCTGATGAACTGATTCGAAAAATTGTAAGGTTTAGAATCAAAGAAAATGAAACTAAAGAAAAAAAAAACAAAAATTAA
- a CDS encoding carboxypeptidase M32 yields MALPQALENYRKQYRKIKLFQDISSVLHWDSEVMMPEEGREYRSTQIAAVAELTHEWMTDPSFLELIQSAKLTTKELPESERSLWNRELEILMEEKEKADKLPSEFVAEFAKLTNLAHAEWAEAKKERNFKLFSDRLEELVNLSKKQADYFGYTTEPYDALLDTYEKGAQANQIQILFSDLKNSLIPIVAKAPKFENPFKKPIPITKQTKFCNRLPSILGLTKKESRLDISNHPFSTSLGKGDKRITTRYSETDPLTSIFGVLHETGHSLYESGLSTMPNWPNPLTEYLSLGIHESQSRLWENQVGRSLPFWEFMYPILLNDFELSESELPFQDLYKYINSTEKSKIRVEADQVTYNLHIILRFEIERDLINGKTKVKDLPEIWNSKMKESFGMTIENDAEGVLQDIHWSMGAFGYFPTYTLGNIFSAQFFKKFTQEYPDSHNKFASKGDFSDLLSWLRKNIHSKGKILTIENLVSEATGEPANAKYLISYLEEKIKEVSISN; encoded by the coding sequence ATGGCCCTCCCTCAAGCGCTCGAAAATTATCGAAAACAATATCGAAAAATCAAACTTTTCCAAGATATTTCATCCGTTCTCCACTGGGACTCAGAAGTAATGATGCCAGAAGAAGGACGAGAGTATCGATCAACTCAAATTGCTGCTGTTGCGGAACTCACCCATGAATGGATGACGGATCCATCTTTTTTGGAGCTCATTCAATCTGCAAAATTAACCACAAAAGAACTTCCAGAATCGGAAAGATCATTATGGAATCGTGAGCTTGAAATTTTGATGGAGGAAAAAGAAAAAGCAGATAAATTGCCATCTGAATTTGTTGCTGAATTTGCAAAATTGACCAATTTAGCGCATGCGGAATGGGCTGAAGCTAAAAAAGAAAGAAACTTTAAATTGTTTTCGGACAGGCTTGAAGAACTAGTTAATTTATCCAAAAAACAAGCGGATTACTTTGGTTATACGACCGAACCATATGACGCCTTATTAGATACTTATGAAAAGGGTGCCCAAGCCAACCAAATTCAAATTTTATTTTCTGACTTAAAAAATTCTCTCATTCCTATTGTTGCAAAAGCACCAAAGTTCGAAAATCCATTCAAAAAACCAATACCAATAACCAAACAAACCAAATTCTGTAATCGACTTCCTTCGATATTAGGACTTACAAAGAAGGAATCAAGATTAGACATTAGTAATCATCCTTTTTCCACAAGTTTAGGAAAAGGGGACAAACGAATCACAACTAGGTATTCTGAAACAGATCCACTAACTTCCATCTTCGGCGTGTTACATGAGACCGGACATTCTTTATATGAGTCTGGATTGTCCACAATGCCAAATTGGCCAAATCCATTAACTGAGTATCTAAGTTTAGGAATTCACGAATCACAAAGTCGATTGTGGGAAAACCAAGTGGGAAGGTCTCTACCTTTTTGGGAATTTATGTATCCCATTTTATTAAATGACTTTGAATTGTCTGAATCAGAACTTCCTTTTCAAGATTTATATAAATATATCAACAGCACGGAAAAATCTAAGATACGAGTGGAAGCAGACCAGGTCACTTATAATCTCCATATCATTTTGCGATTTGAGATTGAAAGAGATTTGATTAATGGTAAAACCAAAGTTAAAGATTTACCAGAAATTTGGAATTCCAAAATGAAAGAAAGTTTTGGAATGACGATTGAAAACGATGCAGAAGGAGTTTTACAAGACATTCATTGGTCTATGGGAGCCTTTGGATATTTTCCAACATATACATTAGGAAATATTTTCAGTGCACAATTTTTTAAAAAATTTACACAAGAATATCCCGATTCGCATAACAAATTTGCTTCGAAAGGTGATTTTTCAGATTTATTATCTTGGTTACGAAAGAACATTCATTCCAAAGGTAAAATCTTAACGATTGAAAATTTAGTTTCAGAAGCTACTGGCGAACCAGCAAATGCGAAGTATCTTATTTCATATTTAGAAGAAAAAATAAAGGAAGTTTCAATTTCCAATTAA
- a CDS encoding DUF423 domain-containing protein, translating into MKLVKKQSDLVLILLICLSGFLGVAIGAFGAHGLKKIIPPDLMITFETGNKYHFYHSITALFVFLMLIFSEQNETSEKTKKYLRISIWMFLVGILIFSFSLYTLAITGLKILGAITPFGGVSFLAGWYCLGLGMYYFFVPKK; encoded by the coding sequence ATGAAACTTGTCAAGAAGCAATCCGATTTAGTTTTAATCTTACTCATTTGTTTATCTGGGTTTTTAGGAGTGGCGATTGGTGCCTTTGGGGCACATGGTCTGAAAAAAATCATACCACCGGATCTTATGATCACTTTTGAAACTGGAAATAAATACCATTTTTACCATAGCATTACAGCTCTTTTCGTATTTTTGATGTTAATATTTTCTGAACAAAATGAGACATCCGAGAAAACAAAAAAATATCTTAGAATATCGATTTGGATGTTTTTGGTAGGAATTCTAATTTTTTCTTTTAGTTTATATACCTTAGCAATTACAGGACTTAAAATTCTTGGTGCCATCACTCCTTTTGGAGGAGTGAGTTTTCTGGCTGGTTGGTATTGTTTAGGACTTGGGATGTATTATTTTTTTGTTCCGAAAAAATAG
- a CDS encoding CPBP family intramembrane glutamic endopeptidase, which produces MQNRFFEIFRLTAYSLGLVYVCSFFYSVFFLAFVNHSVLNQRIPEEQILPLYEEYSEGKLDFSGLLAEYQKVVSPIKDQFQKEITENPNVLLSEFYEIVFSEKPYYLLGHSVPWFLCYVGLGYLLYKKVLQIPVTNLQDELSIPILLRGISNGFICFFVVVVFGVILEKLSVPLESGVFAKKLYESIHGNGYLLAWGIYVVGIITGILEEIFFRGFLLKAFIDKGLTQEGLLIVSLLFGWLHYGEGTSIAIPFIICGVGMFFGYLYIKTGNLWIAMACHATYNSLGLVNAYLQLPVVQS; this is translated from the coding sequence ATGCAGAATCGATTTTTTGAGATCTTTCGGCTCACTGCCTACTCTTTGGGTCTCGTCTATGTATGTTCCTTTTTTTATTCCGTATTCTTTTTGGCGTTTGTAAACCACTCGGTCTTAAACCAAAGGATTCCAGAAGAACAAATCCTTCCTCTCTATGAAGAATACTCTGAAGGTAAGTTAGATTTTTCAGGACTTTTGGCGGAATACCAAAAAGTAGTAAGTCCGATCAAAGACCAATTTCAGAAAGAAATTACCGAAAATCCAAACGTATTACTTAGCGAATTCTATGAGATTGTTTTTTCTGAAAAACCATATTACTTATTAGGACACTCAGTTCCATGGTTTTTGTGTTATGTGGGGCTTGGTTATTTATTATACAAAAAAGTATTACAAATCCCTGTCACAAATTTACAGGATGAACTTTCAATTCCAATTTTATTACGTGGCATATCGAATGGTTTCATTTGTTTTTTTGTTGTGGTTGTTTTTGGTGTGATTCTAGAGAAATTATCGGTTCCATTAGAATCAGGTGTTTTTGCAAAAAAATTATACGAATCCATTCATGGAAATGGTTACCTACTTGCATGGGGAATATATGTTGTAGGTATCATTACAGGAATTTTGGAAGAAATCTTCTTTAGAGGTTTTTTGCTAAAAGCCTTCATTGATAAAGGATTAACCCAAGAAGGTTTACTCATTGTATCCTTATTATTCGGTTGGTTACATTATGGAGAAGGTACTTCCATTGCCATTCCTTTCATCATTTGTGGTGTAGGAATGTTTTTTGGTTACTTGTACATTAAAACGGGAAATCTTTGGATTGCGATGGCTTGCCATGCCACATACAATTCTTTAGGTTTAGTCAATGCTTATCTTCAATTACCAGTGGTCCAATCATGA
- a CDS encoding peptidoglycan DD-metalloendopeptidase family protein produces the protein MSNRLVLLKWTVIWIGFGAVTNLFPGPLTLANLEYSNPSLKNLRSEIKENLRISKSGTKKEILIPLKYYEYKVQKEDNFFKIMARTGMDLETLSSVNELSSPHDLSQGMILEIPNMRGTFHPEETDGSDKTKSILAEKYQIDANKLQYDSERGKWFLPGISMGKSEKSFFYGFGFQFPLTAAIISSNFGKRLDPFTKKETFHGGLDMAAKQGSDVFSSMDGEVSFVGAQGGYGNLIIIKHILGYETRYGHLLNFAVKHGQRVKKGEKIGEVGQTGRATGPHLHFEIRRNSKRERPIFRSH, from the coding sequence ATGTCTAATCGCCTTGTTTTACTGAAATGGACTGTGATTTGGATCGGTTTTGGAGCCGTGACGAATCTATTTCCTGGTCCTCTCACATTGGCCAACCTAGAATATTCAAATCCATCATTAAAAAACCTTCGTTCCGAAATCAAAGAAAACCTGAGAATTTCAAAATCAGGCACTAAAAAAGAAATCCTCATCCCACTCAAATATTACGAATACAAGGTGCAAAAGGAAGACAACTTTTTCAAAATCATGGCGCGAACAGGTATGGATTTAGAAACCTTATCCTCCGTTAACGAACTCAGTTCCCCTCATGATTTATCACAAGGTATGATCCTTGAAATTCCAAATATGCGCGGAACATTCCATCCAGAAGAAACGGATGGTAGTGACAAAACAAAATCGATTCTAGCAGAAAAATACCAAATTGATGCAAACAAATTGCAATATGATTCCGAACGAGGTAAGTGGTTTTTACCTGGTATCTCAATGGGGAAATCAGAAAAATCTTTCTTTTACGGATTTGGATTCCAGTTCCCGCTAACAGCCGCTATCATCTCCTCAAATTTTGGAAAACGATTAGATCCTTTTACTAAAAAAGAAACTTTTCACGGTGGTTTGGATATGGCCGCCAAACAAGGATCAGATGTATTTTCTTCAATGGATGGAGAAGTTAGTTTTGTTGGTGCTCAAGGTGGATATGGTAATCTAATTATTATTAAACATATTTTAGGTTACGAAACTAGATACGGACATCTATTGAACTTTGCTGTAAAACATGGACAAAGAGTCAAAAAAGGCGAAAAAATTGGGGAAGTAGGTCAAACAGGTAGAGCGACCGGTCCACATTTACATTTTGAAATTAGAAGAAATTCAAAAAGAGAAAGACCTATTTTTCGATCTCATTAA